In Agromyces sp. 3263, a single genomic region encodes these proteins:
- a CDS encoding NUDIX hydrolase family protein, with protein sequence MSVRTPDPDWNPDDEPVVRPPANPGWLTDLELAEIRGRLPLLYVEAVPVRVDGLGQVSEVGVLLRANAVGEMTRTLVSGRVMFGETLRDALFRHLEKDLGPMAFPLLPASPVPFTVAEYFPLPGISPFSDERQHAVSLAYVVPVTGTCEPRQDALEVTWMTPVEAVSESIAAEMEGGRGILVKQALASVGALR encoded by the coding sequence ATGAGCGTGCGCACCCCCGACCCGGACTGGAATCCCGACGACGAGCCCGTCGTGCGGCCGCCCGCCAACCCGGGCTGGCTCACCGACCTCGAGCTCGCCGAGATCCGGGGCCGCCTTCCGCTGCTCTACGTCGAGGCGGTGCCGGTTCGGGTCGACGGGCTCGGGCAGGTGTCCGAGGTCGGCGTGCTGCTGCGGGCGAACGCCGTCGGCGAGATGACCCGCACGCTCGTGTCGGGCCGCGTGATGTTCGGCGAGACGCTGCGCGACGCCCTGTTCCGCCACCTCGAGAAGGACCTGGGGCCGATGGCGTTCCCGCTGCTGCCCGCGAGCCCCGTGCCGTTCACCGTGGCCGAGTACTTCCCGCTGCCCGGCATCTCGCCGTTCTCCGACGAGCGCCAGCACGCCGTGTCGCTGGCCTACGTGGTGCCCGTCACGGGCACGTGCGAGCCGCGGCAGGACGCCCTCGAGGTCACGTGGATGACCCCGGTCGAGGCGGTGTCCGAGAGCATCGCCGCCGAGATGGAGGGCGGGCGCGGCATCCTCGTCAAGCAGGCGCTCGCGTCGGTGGGCGCACTGCGCTGA
- a CDS encoding nucleoside hydrolase encodes MSVPVILDVDTGVDDALAILFAVRHPGIDVLGITCVAGNASLAQVVDNTLRVLDAAGAPDLPVAAGAARPLLEPPRSAGHVHGLDGLGGVPLPPTERRPEPVGAVELLRRLILEHPTPVTLVALAPQTNLALLLRTYPEVAGNLERIVFMGGSASVGNATAVAEFNVWHDPEAAAIVLDANVPAYMYGLDVFNRVSVGQDLAAALEHGDDPLGRVVGALLGHRIALSADEQEEYTGLIGDAGAVCSIVDPLALRTEVRPVRVELAGYGRGQTLVDLRERRGEDLVHGLADEWANVEVALEVDATRLTRLFLETLGLAGR; translated from the coding sequence ATGAGCGTTCCCGTGATCCTCGACGTCGACACGGGCGTCGACGACGCCCTCGCCATCCTCTTCGCCGTGCGGCATCCGGGCATCGACGTGCTCGGCATCACGTGCGTCGCGGGCAACGCCTCGCTCGCGCAGGTCGTCGACAACACGCTTCGGGTGCTCGACGCCGCGGGCGCGCCCGACCTGCCCGTCGCGGCCGGCGCCGCGCGGCCCCTGCTCGAGCCGCCCCGCTCCGCCGGCCACGTGCACGGCCTCGACGGCCTCGGCGGTGTCCCCCTGCCGCCCACGGAGCGGCGACCCGAACCCGTCGGCGCCGTCGAACTCCTGCGCCGGCTCATCCTCGAGCACCCGACGCCCGTCACGCTCGTGGCCCTCGCCCCGCAGACGAACCTCGCGTTGTTGCTGCGCACCTACCCCGAGGTCGCCGGCAACCTGGAACGGATCGTGTTCATGGGCGGCTCGGCCAGCGTCGGCAACGCGACGGCCGTGGCCGAGTTCAACGTGTGGCACGACCCCGAGGCCGCCGCCATCGTGCTCGACGCGAACGTGCCCGCCTACATGTACGGGCTCGACGTGTTCAACCGCGTCTCGGTCGGGCAGGACCTCGCGGCCGCGCTCGAGCACGGCGACGACCCGCTCGGCCGCGTCGTGGGCGCACTCCTCGGGCATCGCATCGCCCTGTCGGCCGACGAGCAGGAGGAGTACACCGGGCTCATCGGCGACGCCGGCGCGGTGTGCTCCATCGTCGACCCGCTGGCCCTCCGCACCGAGGTGCGTCCGGTGCGCGTCGAACTCGCCGGCTACGGCCGCGGGCAGACGCTCGTCGACCTGCGCGAACGTCGCGGCGAAGACCTGGTACACGGGCTCGCCGACGAGTGGGCGAACGTCGAGGTCGCCCTCGAGGTCGATGCGACGCGGCTCACGCGGCTGTTCCTCGAGACGCTCGGGCTCGCCGGGCGCTGA
- a CDS encoding DUF5997 family protein, producing the protein MKPETAAKKLGILLEAAPEDFREGDVTRDELNALLADPPEWLQVLRREGPHPRNVVAAKLGISNSGLARGGITEPLTTAEIKALLVAPPQWLVQERATQAAVRAEKIRVADRDRERAARQAGGGGGGSGV; encoded by the coding sequence ATGAAACCCGAGACCGCAGCCAAGAAGCTCGGCATCCTCCTCGAGGCGGCGCCCGAGGACTTCCGCGAGGGCGACGTCACCCGCGACGAGCTCAACGCGCTCCTGGCCGATCCGCCCGAGTGGCTGCAGGTGCTGCGCCGCGAGGGACCGCACCCGCGCAACGTCGTGGCGGCGAAGCTCGGCATCTCCAACTCGGGCCTCGCCCGCGGCGGCATCACCGAGCCGCTCACGACGGCCGAGATCAAGGCGCTGCTCGTGGCACCGCCGCAGTGGCTCGTGCAGGAGCGGGCCACGCAGGCCGCCGTGCGTGCCGAGAAGATCCGCGTCGCCGACCGCGACCGTGAGCGCGCCGCGCGCCAGGCCGGCGGCGGCGGAGGCGGCTCGGGGGTCTGA
- a CDS encoding DEAD/DEAH box helicase: MTDTTFSTLGVPAPIVAALTADGKTTPFPIQVDTLPDTLAGRDVLGRGKTGSGKTLAFSIPMAARLGGSLAGGKRRPGRPLGLVLAPTRELATQIDAVLAPLAAAYGMKTTTIFGGINQKRQVDALRAGVDIVVACPGRLEDLMKQGFVTLDAVEITVLDEADHMADLGFLPVVTRIMDKTPQGGQRLLFSATLDNGVDKLVKRFLQNEVLHSVDEATSHVAAMTHHVFEVDDVDAKNDLVKALASGTGRRILFMRTKHHAKKLAKKLTDQGIPAVDLHGNLSQPQRDRNLAAFSDGSARVLVATDVAARGVHVDNVELVIHVDPPMEHKAYLHRSGRTARAGSEGDVVTICLPAQKQDLKTLLRKAAITVTPERVTANSPSVTSLVGDVAPYVKPAPRAAVQPQGGGRSQGANAQRKRAARDERSPQSGASRGSRGGRGTGRSGGQDDLAPATPRRDRSGRPAEAKAHAPKQGAGHSRGAQATGAQRGASARQGQGKQPLRVGSLVSPARTNRRAQG, from the coding sequence GTGACCGACACCACCTTCAGCACGCTTGGCGTGCCCGCTCCGATCGTCGCGGCCCTCACCGCCGACGGCAAGACCACCCCGTTCCCGATCCAGGTCGACACCCTGCCCGACACGCTCGCCGGACGCGACGTGCTCGGCCGGGGCAAGACCGGCTCGGGCAAGACCCTCGCGTTCTCGATCCCCATGGCCGCGCGCCTCGGCGGATCGCTCGCCGGCGGCAAGCGCCGCCCCGGCCGCCCCCTCGGCCTCGTGCTCGCCCCCACGCGCGAGCTCGCCACCCAGATCGACGCGGTGCTCGCGCCGCTCGCCGCCGCCTACGGCATGAAGACCACGACGATCTTCGGCGGCATCAACCAGAAGCGCCAGGTCGACGCGCTCCGCGCCGGCGTCGACATCGTCGTCGCCTGCCCCGGCCGCCTCGAGGACCTCATGAAGCAGGGCTTCGTGACCCTCGACGCCGTCGAGATCACCGTGCTCGACGAGGCCGACCACATGGCCGACCTCGGCTTCCTCCCCGTGGTCACCCGCATCATGGACAAGACCCCGCAGGGCGGCCAGCGCCTGCTGTTCTCGGCCACCCTCGACAACGGCGTGGACAAGCTCGTCAAGCGCTTCCTGCAGAACGAGGTGCTGCACTCGGTCGACGAGGCCACCTCGCACGTCGCCGCCATGACCCACCACGTGTTCGAGGTGGACGACGTCGACGCGAAGAACGACCTCGTGAAGGCGCTCGCGTCGGGCACCGGCCGTCGCATCCTCTTCATGCGCACCAAGCACCACGCGAAGAAGCTCGCCAAGAAGCTCACCGACCAGGGCATCCCCGCCGTCGACCTGCACGGCAACCTGTCGCAGCCGCAGCGCGACCGCAACCTCGCGGCGTTCTCCGACGGCTCGGCCCGGGTCCTGGTGGCCACGGATGTCGCGGCGCGCGGCGTGCACGTCGACAATGTCGAGCTCGTCATCCACGTGGACCCGCCCATGGAGCACAAGGCGTACCTGCACCGTTCGGGCCGCACCGCCCGCGCCGGCAGCGAGGGCGACGTCGTCACGATCTGCCTGCCCGCGCAGAAGCAGGACCTGAAGACGCTGCTCCGCAAGGCCGCGATCACCGTGACGCCCGAGCGCGTCACGGCGAACTCGCCGTCGGTCACCTCGCTCGTCGGCGATGTCGCCCCCTACGTGAAGCCGGCTCCCCGCGCTGCGGTCCAGCCGCAGGGCGGCGGCCGCTCGCAGGGCGCGAACGCCCAGCGCAAGCGCGCAGCGCGCGACGAGCGCAGCCCGCAGAGCGGCGCCTCGCGCGGCTCCCGCGGCGGTCGCGGCACCGGCCGCAGCGGCGGGCAGGACGACCTCGCCCCCGCGACGCCGCGCCGGGACCGCTCCGGCCGCCCCGCCGAGGCCAAGGCGCACGCACCCAAGCAGGGCGCGGGCCACAGCCGCGGCGCACAGGCCACGGGCGCACAGCGCGGGGCATCCGCCCGCCAGGGCCAGGGCAAGCAGCCGCTTCGCGTCGGCAGCCTCGTGTCGCCCGCGCGCACCAACCGTCGCGCGCAGGGCTGA
- a CDS encoding glutamine amidotransferase — translation MKPFLFLSARPEVEAVGPEYESVRRAMGLDAGRLEHVRLDVDPLGDLRLDEVAGVVVGGSPYNVTTPEASKHPVQRRVEADLARLAEDAVERDHPLLFTCYGIGVLTRVLGGVVGTEHGEEAAAVEISLTPDGVADPLVGELPRRFHALVGHKEATERLPADAVLLASSAACPVQVYRVGRRVYATQFHPEVSTHDFVARAQVYRHHGYFPASELRAVSERLAAASVTEPQRLLRRFVELADA, via the coding sequence ATGAAGCCGTTCCTCTTCCTCTCGGCGCGCCCCGAGGTCGAGGCCGTCGGCCCCGAGTACGAGTCCGTGCGACGCGCCATGGGACTCGACGCCGGCCGGCTCGAGCACGTGCGACTCGACGTGGATCCCCTCGGCGACCTGAGGCTCGACGAGGTCGCCGGGGTCGTGGTGGGCGGCAGCCCGTACAACGTGACGACGCCCGAGGCGTCGAAGCATCCGGTGCAGCGCCGCGTCGAGGCCGACCTCGCACGCCTCGCCGAGGACGCGGTCGAGCGCGACCACCCGCTGCTGTTCACCTGCTACGGCATCGGGGTGCTGACGCGCGTGCTCGGCGGGGTCGTCGGCACGGAGCACGGCGAGGAGGCCGCCGCCGTCGAGATCAGCCTCACGCCCGACGGCGTCGCCGATCCGCTCGTGGGCGAGTTGCCCCGCCGCTTCCATGCCCTCGTCGGCCACAAGGAGGCCACCGAGCGGCTGCCCGCCGACGCGGTGCTGCTCGCGTCGTCGGCGGCGTGCCCGGTCCAGGTGTACCGGGTGGGGCGCCGGGTCTACGCGACGCAGTTCCACCCCGAGGTGTCCACCCACGACTTCGTGGCCCGTGCACAGGTGTACCGCCATCACGGCTATTTCCCGGCGAGCGAGCTGCGGGCCGTGAGCGAGCGGCTCGCCGCGGCATCCGTCACCGAACCGCAACGGTTGCTGCGCCGCTTCGTGGAGCTCGCCGACGCCTGA
- a CDS encoding membrane protein insertase YidC — protein sequence MNLYDLPPVAAVLDAAHALLMHLATVLTPFAGASSAAAAIVLVTLLVRAALIPVGISQAKAERTRARLAPRLAELRRRHAKDPDRLQRETMALYADEGASPFAGCLPMLIQAPIVGVIYALFVLPTIAGHPNALLEQTLLGVPLGSSLAGSIASGTLTPGALLVFGTLIGAIALVGELTRRAFRPQPTPQDGPAARPGEGASGTDAAAAVLGSAAMLRVVGLLQFVTAVIAAFVPLAAALYLLVTVTWTLGQRLVLRRVYPLPPALPALPA from the coding sequence ATGAACCTGTACGACCTTCCGCCCGTCGCCGCCGTGCTCGACGCGGCGCACGCCCTCCTCATGCACCTCGCCACGGTGCTCACGCCGTTCGCCGGCGCGTCGAGCGCGGCCGCCGCGATCGTGCTGGTCACGCTGCTCGTGCGCGCGGCCCTGATCCCGGTCGGCATCTCGCAGGCGAAGGCGGAGCGCACGCGCGCCCGGCTCGCCCCCCGCCTGGCCGAACTGCGTCGCCGCCACGCGAAGGACCCCGACCGGCTGCAGCGCGAGACCATGGCGCTGTACGCCGACGAGGGCGCGTCGCCGTTCGCCGGCTGCCTGCCGATGCTCATCCAGGCGCCCATCGTCGGCGTGATCTACGCCCTCTTCGTGCTGCCGACGATCGCCGGCCATCCGAACGCGCTGCTCGAGCAGACCCTGCTCGGCGTGCCGCTCGGTTCCAGCCTCGCCGGCTCGATCGCCTCGGGCACCCTCACGCCCGGTGCGCTGCTCGTGTTCGGGACACTGATCGGCGCGATCGCGCTCGTCGGCGAGCTCACCCGGCGGGCGTTCCGCCCCCAGCCGACGCCGCAGGACGGACCCGCTGCGCGCCCGGGCGAAGGCGCATCGGGGACGGATGCCGCGGCCGCGGTGCTCGGGTCGGCGGCCATGCTCCGCGTGGTGGGCCTCCTCCAGTTCGTCACGGCGGTGATCGCGGCGTTCGTGCCGCTCGCGGCGGCGCTCTACCTGCTCGTCACCGTGACGTGGACCCTCGGACAGCGCCTCGTGCTGCGGCGCGTGTATCCGCTGCCGCCCGCGCTGCCCGCCCTTCCGGCGTGA
- a CDS encoding DUF6412 domain-containing protein produces MLEPFVVVLRMLQAAFDLAVASDAHVGALLVGVLGAAALALVVTAWRAIPALVAADRSGAATRLRQTADPGRLLAQSDPDAAGRPRPRAPGRGIPAA; encoded by the coding sequence GTGCTCGAACCGTTCGTCGTCGTGCTCCGCATGCTGCAGGCCGCGTTCGACCTGGCCGTCGCGTCCGACGCGCATGTCGGCGCGCTGCTGGTCGGCGTGCTCGGTGCCGCGGCCCTCGCCCTCGTCGTCACGGCATGGCGGGCCATCCCTGCCCTCGTCGCCGCCGATCGGAGCGGCGCAGCGACCCGGCTCCGGCAGACCGCCGACCCGGGCCGGCTCCTCGCGCAGAGCGACCCCGATGCGGCCGGGCGCCCGCGTCCCAGGGCGCCGGGGCGCGGCATCCCGGCCGCGTAG
- a CDS encoding CGNR zinc finger domain-containing protein, whose product MPVSTVSIPIGQWFTSAEGTRWWFDSGSFALDFAYTGPMRGAREAELLHSPDDLTAWMRERFPVAVGAARSRDLFDAISLRDAIGRLAVAAAEDDAPRAADIDLVNLYAATPDIPPVLGGGSRQAGRSVQTVGQALSTIARDAVDLFDPANTGRIRECDGADCGMVYLDTSRAATRRWCSMQRCGNRAKVRAHRARKAVQAAA is encoded by the coding sequence ATGCCCGTCTCGACCGTGTCCATCCCCATCGGACAGTGGTTCACCTCTGCCGAGGGCACGCGCTGGTGGTTCGACTCGGGCTCGTTCGCCCTCGACTTCGCCTACACCGGGCCGATGCGTGGTGCGCGGGAGGCCGAGCTGCTGCATTCGCCCGACGACCTCACCGCATGGATGCGCGAGCGGTTCCCCGTGGCGGTCGGCGCGGCCCGCTCCCGCGACCTGTTCGACGCGATCTCGCTCCGCGACGCGATCGGGCGCCTGGCTGTCGCCGCCGCCGAAGACGACGCACCCCGTGCGGCGGACATCGACCTCGTCAACCTCTATGCCGCCACGCCCGACATCCCGCCGGTGCTCGGCGGCGGCTCGCGGCAGGCCGGCCGCTCGGTGCAGACCGTCGGGCAGGCGCTGTCGACGATCGCCCGCGACGCCGTCGACCTGTTCGACCCCGCCAACACCGGGCGCATCCGCGAGTGCGACGGCGCCGACTGCGGCATGGTCTACCTCGACACCTCGCGCGCGGCCACCCGCCGGTGGTGCTCCATGCAGCGCTGCGGCAACCGGGCGAAGGTGCGGGCGCACCGGGCCCGCAAGGCGGTGCAGGCCGCGGCCTGA
- a CDS encoding GNAT family N-acetyltransferase encodes MSTEVAAEVVVRPIRDSDVEALGRVHATCWHETYDHLISAAAFEHLSPRRMAELWNHYAERGEEYQQFAALVDGEIVGFVGSGPARDENPPRERELYFIYLLDAYHGTGIGQKLFDAAVGDDAVYLWVASDNPRAHRFYERNGFVLDGADQHVPFLGEEIHEVRFVR; translated from the coding sequence ATGAGCACCGAAGTTGCTGCCGAGGTCGTCGTCCGTCCCATCCGCGATTCCGACGTGGAGGCGCTGGGGCGCGTCCACGCCACCTGCTGGCACGAGACCTACGACCACCTGATCAGCGCGGCGGCCTTCGAGCACCTCTCACCGCGGCGCATGGCGGAGCTCTGGAACCACTACGCCGAGCGGGGCGAGGAGTACCAGCAGTTCGCCGCCCTCGTCGACGGCGAGATCGTCGGCTTCGTCGGCTCGGGTCCCGCACGCGACGAGAACCCACCCCGGGAGCGCGAGCTCTACTTCATCTACCTCCTCGACGCGTACCACGGCACCGGCATCGGCCAGAAGCTGTTCGACGCCGCAGTGGGCGACGACGCGGTGTACCTCTGGGTCGCCTCCGACAACCCCCGCGCGCACCGGTTCTACGAACGCAACGGCTTCGTGCTCGACGGCGCCGACCAGCACGTGCCGTTCCTCGGCGAGGAGATCCACGAGGTGCGGTTCGTCCGCTGA
- a CDS encoding LysR family transcriptional regulator substrate-binding protein: MTLRLRYVAGVSPAKWLRAWNERRTDLPLEAVRVEEAEQLADLRAGEADVAFVRLPIDDAGLHVIQLWEELAVAVLPKDHPLAEAEALTLADLVHEPLAPAQPDAAMTVELVAAGTGHAILPHGVARLHHRRDVVAVPLTDAAPTRIALVWRVERDDADIQELVGVVRGRTARSSRREGDDEDAAAPAKATAKAKANAKAAAAEKAKGGKGAGGKAAKGGKGAKGGKPAGASRASGRASSARSGRSARKRGGRSR, translated from the coding sequence GTGACGCTGAGGCTGCGCTACGTGGCCGGGGTGAGCCCCGCGAAGTGGCTGCGCGCGTGGAACGAGCGACGGACCGATCTGCCGCTCGAGGCCGTGCGCGTCGAGGAGGCCGAGCAGCTCGCCGACCTGCGTGCGGGCGAGGCGGATGTCGCGTTCGTGCGCCTGCCCATCGATGATGCGGGTCTGCACGTCATCCAGCTCTGGGAGGAGCTCGCCGTCGCCGTGCTCCCGAAGGACCACCCCCTCGCCGAGGCCGAGGCGCTGACGCTCGCCGATCTCGTGCACGAGCCACTCGCGCCGGCGCAGCCCGACGCCGCGATGACCGTCGAGCTCGTGGCCGCCGGCACGGGCCACGCGATCCTCCCCCACGGCGTCGCGCGCCTGCACCACCGCCGCGATGTCGTGGCCGTGCCGCTGACGGATGCCGCGCCGACGCGCATCGCGCTCGTCTGGCGCGTCGAGCGCGACGACGCCGACATCCAGGAGCTCGTCGGCGTCGTGCGGGGCCGCACGGCCCGGAGCTCGCGCCGAGAGGGCGACGACGAGGACGCCGCTGCGCCCGCGAAGGCCACGGCCAAGGCCAAGGCGAACGCGAAGGCCGCGGCGGCTGAGAAGGCCAAGGGCGGGAAGGGTGCCGGCGGCAAAGCCGCGAAGGGCGGGAAGGGCGCGAAGGGCGGGAAGCCGGCTGGCGCGTCCCGCGCCAGCGGCCGCGCGTCGTCGGCCCGTTCGGGGCGCAGCGCGCGCAAGCGAGGCGGTCGCTCGCGATGA
- a CDS encoding alpha/beta fold hydrolase codes for MPEVRVDDEAVLWSASAADRAGRPLLLLLHGYNSNEGDLFGLTPYLPLEPAIASLRAPLYTGYGHAWFPLLAEGAELSVEGADAATDAILDWLDRAAPGAGPIGLLGFSQGGAMALELLRRAPERFAFAVSLAGFALPGERDGDERMSQLAPHVFWGRGTVDGVIPVASVARTQAWLPAHSTLDERIYEGVGHSVSDRELADVAAFIRARFAPAA; via the coding sequence ATGCCCGAGGTGCGCGTCGACGACGAGGCCGTGCTCTGGTCGGCGTCGGCCGCCGATCGGGCGGGCCGTCCGCTGCTGCTCCTGCTGCACGGGTACAACTCGAACGAGGGGGACCTGTTCGGCCTGACGCCGTACCTGCCGCTCGAGCCCGCCATCGCGTCGTTGCGCGCACCGCTGTACACCGGGTACGGGCACGCGTGGTTCCCGCTCCTCGCCGAGGGCGCCGAGCTCTCGGTCGAGGGGGCGGATGCCGCGACCGACGCGATCCTCGACTGGCTCGACCGTGCCGCCCCCGGCGCCGGACCGATCGGCCTGCTCGGCTTCTCGCAGGGCGGTGCGATGGCCCTCGAGCTCCTGCGACGGGCACCCGAGCGATTCGCGTTCGCGGTGAGCCTCGCCGGGTTCGCGCTGCCCGGCGAGCGCGACGGCGACGAGCGGATGTCGCAGCTCGCCCCCCACGTGTTCTGGGGGCGCGGCACCGTCGACGGGGTCATCCCCGTGGCATCCGTCGCCCGCACGCAGGCGTGGCTGCCCGCGCACTCGACGCTCGACGAGCGCATCTACGAGGGCGTCGGCCACTCGGTGTCGGACCGCGAGCTCGCGGACGTCGCGGCGTTCATCCGCGCCCGGTTCGCACCGGCCGCGTAG
- a CDS encoding 2-phosphosulfolactate phosphatase, whose translation MSDSNTPFGQAKYQVRFDWGAAGAERILPGAHVVVVVDVLSFTTAVVAAVEHGVPVAPWPTDDPHGAAALAERLGGSVAARRGEPGPTLSPTSFTGREAYDELDGPVVLPSPNGGAIAAALADRGVVVLAGALRNRAAVARRILALQEERGERTVVAIVAAGERSSGAHGSAARARAGAGAAPADDPIRFAIEDQLAVGAIVDALVALGIDHTSPEAAVACAAFEGLRHAATHLVGASGSAVDLVEQGYRADVRFATELDAAEVVPELRDGVFSA comes from the coding sequence GTGAGTGATTCGAACACGCCGTTCGGCCAGGCGAAGTACCAGGTGCGGTTCGACTGGGGCGCGGCGGGCGCCGAACGCATCCTGCCGGGCGCCCACGTGGTGGTCGTGGTCGACGTGCTCTCGTTCACGACGGCGGTGGTGGCGGCGGTCGAGCACGGCGTTCCCGTGGCGCCCTGGCCGACGGATGACCCGCACGGGGCCGCGGCGCTCGCCGAACGGCTGGGCGGGTCGGTCGCCGCTCGACGCGGCGAGCCGGGCCCGACCCTCTCGCCGACGAGCTTCACCGGCCGCGAGGCTTACGACGAGCTCGACGGGCCCGTCGTGCTGCCGTCGCCGAACGGCGGAGCCATCGCCGCCGCGCTCGCCGATCGCGGCGTCGTGGTGCTCGCCGGCGCGCTGCGCAACCGCGCGGCGGTCGCCCGCCGCATCCTCGCGCTGCAGGAGGAGCGCGGTGAGCGCACCGTGGTCGCGATCGTCGCCGCGGGCGAGCGGTCGTCGGGTGCGCACGGCTCAGCAGCCCGAGCCCGAGCCGGAGCCGGAGCGGCACCCGCCGACGACCCCATCCGATTTGCGATCGAGGACCAGCTGGCCGTCGGCGCCATCGTCGACGCCCTCGTCGCCCTCGGCATCGACCACACCTCTCCCGAAGCGGCCGTCGCCTGCGCCGCCTTCGAGGGACTTCGGCACGCGGCGACCCACCTCGTCGGCGCGTCGGGCAGCGCGGTCGACCTCGTCGAGCAGGGGTACCGTGCCGACGTGCGCTTCGCGACCGAGCTGGATGCCGCCGAGGTCGTGCCCGAGCTGCGCGACGGCGTCTTCAGCGCCTGA
- a CDS encoding DUF1684 domain-containing protein — MNDSIGSLQLSDWRRRVFGLYTGVRQLSVHDPAEGHELWLSGRDELFAGHPQSPLLPDDRARFTGLTVSRYDPDWRFELEVRRPDEPVRITVDSASDGAIPFSLVGTVRIPYLGTLDVWRLTTYGGGLFVPVKDALAGVPGGTYGGGRYLLDTVKGADLGPGSDSDSLVIDFNFAYNPSCAYDPSWSCPLAQPGNTLGEEVPVGERMPR; from the coding sequence ATGAACGACTCGATCGGCTCACTGCAGCTCTCGGACTGGCGCCGCCGGGTGTTCGGCCTCTACACGGGCGTGCGCCAGCTCAGCGTGCACGACCCCGCCGAGGGCCACGAGCTGTGGCTGTCGGGACGCGACGAGCTCTTCGCGGGGCATCCGCAGTCGCCGCTGCTGCCCGACGACCGGGCGCGCTTCACCGGGCTGACGGTGTCGCGCTACGACCCCGACTGGCGCTTCGAGCTCGAGGTGCGCCGCCCCGACGAGCCGGTGCGGATCACCGTCGACAGCGCGTCCGACGGCGCCATCCCGTTCTCGCTCGTGGGCACGGTGCGCATCCCCTACCTGGGCACGCTCGATGTGTGGCGGCTCACGACGTACGGCGGCGGGCTGTTCGTCCCGGTGAAGGACGCCCTCGCCGGCGTGCCCGGCGGCACCTACGGCGGCGGGCGCTACCTGCTCGACACGGTGAAGGGCGCCGACCTTGGTCCGGGCTCCGACAGCGACTCGCTCGTGATCGACTTCAACTTCGCCTACAACCCCTCGTGCGCCTACGACCCGTCCTGGTCGTGCCCCCTCGCGCAGCCGGGCAACACGCTCGGCGAGGAGGTGCCGGTCGGCGAGCGGATGCCGCGCTGA
- a CDS encoding GlsB/YeaQ/YmgE family stress response membrane protein codes for MGFFAFLILGLIAGAIAKLILPGKQGGGWFITLLLGVVGALLGGWIGSLLFGVGLQDFWNLGTWLLAIAGSIIVLLIWGLITRNRSRTT; via the coding sequence ATGGGTTTCTTTGCATTTCTCATCCTCGGCCTGATCGCCGGCGCGATCGCCAAGCTGATCCTGCCCGGCAAGCAGGGCGGCGGATGGTTCATCACGCTGCTGCTCGGCGTCGTCGGCGCACTGCTCGGCGGCTGGATCGGCAGCCTGCTCTTCGGAGTGGGCCTCCAGGACTTCTGGAACCTCGGCACGTGGCTCCTCGCCATCGCCGGGTCGATCATCGTGCTGCTGATCTGGGGCCTGATCACGAGGAACCGCAGCCGCACCACCTGA